The following proteins are co-located in the Micromonospora viridifaciens genome:
- a CDS encoding MFS transporter, with translation MTPPTSSTAAPVIDGSALTGAPTTEATSGPATPPARRVNPATGGALVLVGMLLVALNLRAAVTSLGALLDEVRVGLGLSGAMAGVVTTLPTIAFAGLGALTPWLVRRWPAARVLVLAMVALAAGQVLRVVTDSAAVFVLTSALALAGIAIANILLPMLVKQHFPHRTGLVTGAYTMALTTGTTVAAAAAVPVAHAFGSWRAGLGVWAGLAAVAVLPWVPLARRARTARRAAGPAVVAATPARLRPARTRLGWAMAVYFGMQSLSGYAIMGWLAQLFRDAGYAPETAGLLLAGVTALGVPVALAMPALAGRLRTLRPLVLALTAFSAVAYLGLALAAHGLAPLWVMLLALGQGAFPLILATIGLRARTAEGTVALSAFAQSTGYLIAALGPLLVGILYEVTGGWTAPLGFLLASLAVQTGAGLVIARPRYIEDEQ, from the coding sequence ATGACACCGCCAACCAGCAGCACCGCCGCGCCCGTCATCGACGGGTCCGCCCTGACCGGGGCGCCGACCACCGAGGCGACGTCGGGCCCGGCGACCCCGCCCGCGCGCCGGGTCAACCCGGCCACCGGCGGCGCGCTGGTGCTGGTCGGCATGCTGCTGGTCGCGCTCAACCTGCGCGCGGCGGTGACCAGCCTGGGCGCCCTGCTCGACGAGGTCCGCGTCGGGCTGGGCCTCTCCGGCGCCATGGCCGGCGTCGTCACCACCCTGCCCACCATCGCCTTCGCCGGGCTCGGCGCGCTCACCCCGTGGCTGGTCCGCCGCTGGCCGGCCGCCCGGGTGCTGGTGCTGGCCATGGTCGCCCTCGCCGCCGGGCAGGTGCTGCGGGTGGTCACCGATTCGGCGGCGGTCTTCGTGCTCACCAGCGCACTGGCCCTGGCCGGCATCGCGATCGCGAACATCCTGCTGCCGATGCTGGTCAAGCAACACTTCCCGCACCGCACCGGGCTGGTCACCGGGGCGTACACGATGGCGCTGACCACGGGCACGACGGTGGCCGCCGCCGCGGCGGTGCCGGTGGCGCACGCCTTCGGCTCGTGGCGGGCCGGGCTCGGCGTCTGGGCCGGGCTGGCCGCTGTGGCCGTACTCCCCTGGGTGCCGCTGGCGCGGCGGGCCCGGACGGCGCGGCGGGCGGCAGGCCCGGCGGTGGTCGCCGCGACCCCGGCCCGGCTGCGGCCGGCGCGGACCCGGCTCGGCTGGGCCATGGCCGTCTACTTCGGTATGCAGTCGCTCAGCGGGTACGCGATCATGGGCTGGCTGGCCCAGCTCTTCCGCGACGCCGGCTACGCGCCGGAGACGGCGGGCCTGCTGCTCGCCGGGGTGACCGCGCTCGGCGTGCCGGTGGCGCTGGCCATGCCGGCCCTCGCCGGCCGGCTGCGGACCCTGCGGCCCCTGGTGCTCGCGCTGACCGCCTTCTCGGCGGTGGCCTACCTCGGTCTGGCTCTCGCGGCGCACGGCCTCGCGCCGCTCTGGGTGATGCTGCTCGCCCTCGGGCAGGGCGCGTTCCCGCTGATCCTGGCCACCATCGGGCTGCGGGCGCGGACCGCCGAGGGCACGGTCGCGCTGTCGGCGTTCGCGCAGAGCACCGGGTACCTCATCGCCGCGCTCGGCCCGCTGCTGGTCGGCATCCTCTACGAGGTGACCGGGGGCTGGACGGCACCGCTCGGCTTCCTGCTGGCGTCCCTCGCCGTGCAGACGGGCGCGGGCCTGGTGATCGCCCGACCCCGCTACATCGAGGACGAGCAGTAA
- a CDS encoding FadR/GntR family transcriptional regulator — protein MTRAVDSVAVPPRGHRVRQTIEQLRARILGGEWPVGGRIPTEPQLVAALGVGRNTVREAVRALVHAGVLECRQGSGTYVVSTDELAPVVARRLTDDRMAEVVEVRRAFEVEAARLAALRRTPADLAALDHALAAREAAWRSGRVDEFVETDAALHSAVVAAAHNGMLAELYASVGAALRSAVAQATGDALEPERYVDHSRLVEAIRDGDPARAAIEAGAFLEAPSGA, from the coding sequence GTGACACGTGCCGTCGATTCGGTCGCCGTGCCCCCGCGCGGCCACCGGGTACGCCAGACCATCGAGCAGCTTCGGGCCCGGATCCTCGGCGGCGAGTGGCCGGTGGGCGGGCGGATCCCCACCGAGCCGCAACTCGTCGCCGCGCTCGGGGTGGGGCGCAACACGGTCCGGGAGGCGGTCCGCGCGCTGGTGCACGCCGGGGTGCTGGAGTGCCGCCAGGGCTCCGGGACGTACGTGGTGTCGACCGACGAGCTGGCCCCGGTGGTGGCCCGCCGGCTCACCGACGACCGGATGGCCGAGGTGGTCGAGGTGCGCCGCGCCTTCGAGGTGGAGGCGGCCCGACTCGCCGCGCTGCGGCGTACCCCGGCGGACCTGGCGGCGCTCGACCACGCGCTCGCCGCCCGGGAGGCCGCCTGGCGCTCCGGCCGGGTCGACGAGTTCGTCGAGACGGACGCCGCGCTGCACAGCGCGGTGGTGGCCGCCGCGCACAACGGCATGCTGGCCGAGCTGTACGCCTCGGTCGGCGCCGCGCTGCGCAGCGCCGTCGCCCAGGCGACGGGCGACGCGCTGGAGCCCGAGCGTTACGTCGACCACAGCCGGCTGGTCGAGGCGATCCGGGACGGCGATCCGGCGCGGGCAGCGATCGAGGCCGGCGCTTTTCTGGAGGCTCCCTCCGGGGCATAG
- the mscL gene encoding large conductance mechanosensitive channel protein MscL has product MLKGFKDFIMRGNVIDLAVGVVIGAAFTGLVTAFTNSFLKPLIKFMGGGKEQFAGSWEIGPDNLVTWADFLNALITFLLTAAVLYFLVVFPMNKLAERRRRGEEPPPSAPSEEIKLLTEIRDALLAGNHATPGQRGALDDVLGRRQEPR; this is encoded by the coding sequence ATGCTCAAGGGCTTCAAAGACTTCATCATGCGCGGCAACGTCATCGACCTGGCGGTCGGTGTCGTCATCGGCGCCGCGTTCACCGGCCTGGTCACGGCCTTCACGAACTCGTTCCTCAAGCCGCTCATCAAGTTCATGGGCGGCGGCAAGGAACAGTTCGCGGGCTCCTGGGAGATCGGCCCGGACAATTTGGTCACCTGGGCGGACTTCCTCAACGCGCTGATCACCTTCCTGCTCACCGCCGCGGTGCTCTATTTCCTGGTCGTCTTCCCGATGAACAAGCTCGCCGAGCGGCGCAGGCGCGGTGAGGAGCCGCCGCCGAGTGCCCCGAGCGAGGAGATCAAGCTGCTCACCGAGATCCGGGACGCGCTGCTCGCGGGCAATCACGCCACGCCGGGCCAGCGGGGCGCGCTGGACGACGTGCTGGGCCGCCGGCAGGAGCCGCGCTGA
- a CDS encoding benzoate/H(+) symporter BenE family transporter: MAGRLQPVLAGVVTALVGFASSFTVVLAGLRAVGADQAQAASGLLALCVATGACAVWLGLRHRLPLAIAWSTPGAALLVATGPVPGGWPAAVGAFLLTGLLIAAAGLVPALGRAVAAIPAPVASAMLAGVLLPLCTAPVRALVEVPRLAGPVVLAWLVLHRFARRWAVPGALAVAVGAIALTTSEPVRAHLAPAVALTTPTWTVPAVVGLALPLFLVTMAAQNVPGTAVLAGYGYRAPLGSALRVTGLATALGAPAGGHAVNLAAITAALAAGPDAHPDPERRWIASVTAGIGMALLGLGAGVATALVLLSPPVLVEAVAGLALLGALAGAVSAAVAEPDAREAAVVTFVVTASGVSLLGVGGAFWGLVAGWLMLLLFRRRRPAPATPPAVPEAERELAGGTPSGSTAPPVLTASATGPAESRWASPDE; the protein is encoded by the coding sequence GTGGCCGGTCGGCTGCAACCCGTGCTGGCCGGGGTCGTGACGGCCCTCGTCGGCTTCGCCAGTTCGTTCACGGTCGTGCTCGCCGGGCTGCGCGCGGTCGGCGCGGACCAGGCGCAGGCCGCCTCCGGGCTGCTCGCGCTCTGCGTCGCCACCGGCGCCTGCGCGGTCTGGCTGGGCCTGCGGCACCGGCTGCCGCTGGCCATCGCCTGGTCCACCCCGGGCGCGGCGCTGCTGGTCGCCACCGGCCCGGTCCCCGGCGGTTGGCCGGCGGCGGTCGGCGCGTTCCTGCTCACCGGCCTGCTGATCGCCGCCGCCGGGCTGGTCCCGGCGCTCGGCCGGGCGGTCGCCGCGATCCCGGCCCCGGTCGCCAGCGCCATGCTCGCCGGGGTGCTGCTGCCGCTCTGCACCGCCCCGGTCCGGGCCCTGGTCGAGGTGCCCCGGCTGGCCGGGCCGGTGGTGCTCGCCTGGCTGGTGCTGCACCGCTTCGCCCGTCGCTGGGCGGTGCCGGGGGCGTTGGCGGTGGCGGTCGGGGCGATCGCGCTGACCACGTCCGAGCCGGTCCGGGCGCACCTCGCCCCGGCCGTCGCGCTCACCACGCCGACCTGGACGGTGCCCGCGGTGGTCGGGCTCGCGCTGCCGCTGTTCCTGGTCACCATGGCCGCGCAGAACGTGCCCGGGACGGCCGTCCTCGCCGGCTACGGCTACCGCGCCCCGCTGGGCTCCGCGCTCCGGGTGACCGGGCTCGCCACCGCCCTCGGCGCACCGGCCGGCGGGCACGCGGTGAACCTGGCCGCGATCACCGCCGCCCTGGCCGCCGGCCCGGACGCCCACCCCGATCCGGAGCGGCGCTGGATCGCGTCGGTCACCGCCGGGATCGGCATGGCGTTGCTCGGCCTGGGCGCCGGCGTGGCCACCGCCCTGGTGCTGCTCTCGCCGCCCGTCCTGGTCGAGGCGGTGGCCGGGCTGGCGCTGCTCGGCGCGCTGGCCGGCGCGGTCTCGGCGGCCGTCGCCGAGCCGGACGCCCGCGAGGCGGCGGTGGTGACGTTCGTGGTCACCGCCTCCGGGGTTAGCCTGCTCGGGGTGGGCGGCGCGTTCTGGGGCCTGGTGGCCGGTTGGCTGATGCTCCTGCTCTTCCGCCGCCGCCGGCCTGCCCCGGCCACCCCGCCCGCCGTGCCCGAGGCGGAACGCGAACTCGCCGGGGGTACGCCGAGCGGGTCGACGGCGCCGCCGGTGTTGACCGCCAGCGCGACCGGCCCGGCCGAGTCGCGGTGGGCATCCCCTGATGAATGA